In Fusobacterium nucleatum, the genomic stretch ATTTAGCAGATGCAGTTTTAGATGGAATAGAACAATTTGATAAAGATATAATAGTTATGACTTTAAGTGGAAGTTATATTGCAAAAGAAGGGAAAAGAAGAGGACTAAAAGTAGCAGAAGAAGTTTTTGCAGACAGAGGATATAATCCTGACGGGACTCTTGTCAATAGAAGTTTACCTGGTGCTTTTGTAAAAGACCCAGATGAAGCTATTGCCAGAGTTATAAAAATGGTAAAAACTAAAAAAGTTACTGCTGTAAATGGAGAAGAAATTGATATAGCTGCTGATTCTATCTGTGTCCATGGGGATAATCCCAAAGCTATTGAATTTGTAGATAAAATAAGAAAATCATTAATTGCAGATGGAATAGAAGTGAAATCATTATATGAATTTATAAAATAAGTGAGGTGTTAATATGGAGAAAAAGAATAATTTATCTGTTCTTTTGGGAGCAGCATTTTTAATGGCAACTTCGGCAATAGGACCTGGATTTATGACTCAAACAGCAGTTTTTACAAAAGATATGGAAGCAACATTTGGTTTTGTAATATTAGCTTCAGTTATAATGTCTTTTGTAGCTCAATTAAATGTATGGAGAGTTCTTGCTGTCTCTAAAATGCGAGGACAAGATATTGCAAACAAAGTTTTACCAGGACTTGGGTATTTTGTAACATTCTTAGTTTGTTTAGGTGGTTTAGCATTTAATATAGGTAATGTTGGAGGAGCTGCCTTAGGTTTTCAAGTTTTATTTGATTTAGATTTAAAAATTGCTGCTCTTGTAAGTGGAGCATTGGGAGTAATTATATTCTCTTTTAAATCTGCTTCAAAACTTATGGATAAATTGACTCAAATTTTGGGTGCAATGATGATTTTACTTATAGGTTATGTTGCTTTCTCAACTAATCCACCTGTTGGAACTGCTATAAAAGAAACTTTTGTACCTAGTTCTATAAATTTAATAGCTATTATTACTTTAATTGGTGGAACTGTTGGAGGATATATTATGTTCTCTGGTGGACATAGACTTATAGATGCAGGAATTGTTGGAGAAGAAAATTTACCACAAGTTAATAAATCTGCAATATTGGGAATGAGTGTTGCTACAATAGTAAGAATATTCTTATTCTTAGCAGTTTTAGGTGTTGTTTCTCTTGGAAATCAACTTGATGCTGGGAACCCAGCAGCAGATACTTTTAAAATTGCTGCAGGAACTCTTGGGTATAAAATATTTGGTTTAGTATTCTTAGCAGCTGCTCTAACATCTATTGTTGGTGCTGCTTACACAAGTGTATCTTTTCTAAAAACTTTCTTTAAAGTTGTTAAAGATTATGAAAATTTATTTATAATAGGTTTTATAGTTGTATCAACTTTAATACTTATTTTCTTAGGTAAACCAGTAAAATTACTTATTCTTGCAGGTTCATTAAACGGGCTTATTTTACCTATCACTTTGGCAATCAGTTTGATAGCTAGTAAAAAACAAGATATTGTTGGAAAATATAAACATTCTAATATATTATTCTTCTTAGGTTGGATTGTTGTACTTGTAACTGCATA encodes the following:
- a CDS encoding LamB/YcsF family protein; translated protein: MKFFVDLNSDIGEGYGAYKIGMDEEIMKCITTVNCACGWHAGDPLIMDKTIKIAKENNVAVGAHPGYPDLLGFGRRKMVVTPAEARAYMLYQLGALNAFAKANGIKLQHMKLHGAFYNMAAVEKDLADAVLDGIEQFDKDIIVMTLSGSYIAKEGKRRGLKVAEEVFADRGYNPDGTLVNRSLPGAFVKDPDEAIARVIKMVKTKKVTAVNGEEIDIAADSICVHGDNPKAIEFVDKIRKSLIADGIEVKSLYEFIK
- a CDS encoding NRAMP family divalent metal transporter, whose protein sequence is MEKKNNLSVLLGAAFLMATSAIGPGFMTQTAVFTKDMEATFGFVILASVIMSFVAQLNVWRVLAVSKMRGQDIANKVLPGLGYFVTFLVCLGGLAFNIGNVGGAALGFQVLFDLDLKIAALVSGALGVIIFSFKSASKLMDKLTQILGAMMILLIGYVAFSTNPPVGTAIKETFVPSSINLIAIITLIGGTVGGYIMFSGGHRLIDAGIVGEENLPQVNKSAILGMSVATIVRIFLFLAVLGVVSLGNQLDAGNPAADTFKIAAGTLGYKIFGLVFLAAALTSIVGAAYTSVSFLKTFFKVVKDYENLFIIGFIVVSTLILIFLGKPVKLLILAGSLNGLILPITLAISLIASKKQDIVGKYKHSNILFFLGWIVVLVTAYIGVKSLSKLAELFV